From the genome of Streptomyces sp. NBC_00523:
GCTGGTACAGAATGCCGCGGACGAGATCGCCGCCACGCCGGGCGGAAAGGTCCACGTCGTTCTCACCGATGCGCATCTCTACTGCGCCAACGAGGGAACGCCGGTCACGCCCGAGGGCGCCGAGACCATTCTCCGGATGAGCGTGTCGAGGAAACGGGGCGGCCAGATCGGTCGGTTCGGGGTCGGCGTGAAATCGATCCTGGCGGTCACGGACACCCCCCAGTTCTTCAGCGCCTCGGGGGCGTTCGGCTTCGACCGGGTGTGGTCGTACGAGGAGATCAGGAAGGCGCGGGGCGCCTCCCCCGATGAGACCTTCGAGGCACCGGTGCTGCGCATGGCCCGCCCCCTGGACGCCGACAGGGAACGGCTCGCGGACCCCGTCCTGGACACCCTGCTCGGCTGGGCGACCACCGTCGTGCGGCTGCCGCTCCTGCCCGGAGCCGCCGATCGGCTGGGGCGCGACATCCACGACACCCCGGCCAGGGCCGGCGAATCACGTGAATTCCCCGTGCTGTTCCAGCTGTTCTCCTCCCATGTCGGCACCGTGGTCCTGGAGGACACCCGAACCCTTCCGCCGGTCCGCCGCGAGATCACGGCCGACCACGACGGGTTCCTGCACACCGTTCGCGAGACGCGCACCGGACATCCTGAATCCGGTTCCACGTGGAAGGTCTTCACCCACGCCCACCGGCCCTCCGAGGCCGCCCGCGCGAGCGCCGGCGAGATGCACGACCGGGGGACCATCGACATCTCCTGGGCCGTTCCCGAGTACACGGGCGACACGGTGCTCACCACGCCCCGGGGTCGAGGCCAGTTCTGGTCGTTCTTCCCGACGAAGTACCCGATGACCCTGAGCGGCGTGCTCAACGGGGCGTGGAAGACCAATGAGGACCGGCAGAACCTTCTGGATTCCAGCCCGTTCAACCAGGAGATCATCCGCGTCGCCGCCGGTCTCGTGGTCGACTCCCTGCCGCACCTCGCCCCGCGGCGGGACCCGGCCGCCTACCTTCCCCTGCTTCCCGGTCGGATGAAGGAGACGCTGAACTGGGCGGACAGGTATCTGACGGAACAGATCTGGAAACTGACGGCCGAACGACCGTCGCTTCCCGACCAGGACGGCGTGCTGCGCGTCCCCCGTGACCTTCGGGTGCACCCCGCGTCGCACAACAAGGTGCCGCTCAGGCCGGAATGGCTGCGCATGTGGAGCGCCTACCCCGGCCGCCCGTCCGACTGGATCCATCCCTCCATCGAGGACGCCGAGTTCCGCGCGGGCAAGGTCGCCCACATCCTGGAGGAGACCAAGCAACGCCGCGCGACCGTGCGGGAGTGGCTGGAGGCGCTGGTGACCGACGGGTCGGTCGAGGCCTCCGCCGTCGCGATCCGCATCCTCGCCGCGATGATCCGGGACGGCTCCCCCTTCGCCGCCGAGGCGCGCAGCGCCCGGATCGTGCTGACCGAGGAGAGCGGATTCGTCGCCCCCGTCGTGGGCAAGGTCTTCCGCCGCACGGTGCAGGACGGGCTGCGCGACGGCACCACGTACGTCGACCCGAGGCTCTCGGAGGACGAGTCCCTGCTCGGTGATCTGGGCGAGATCGGCATCCGCGAGGCGGACCCCCGCGGGCGCTTCATCGGCGTGCTGGAACAGGGGGTCGAGAACTACGGCCCCCAGGACTGGGCCCGCTTCTGGGACCTGTTCCACAACGCGGGCGGCAGCCGGGTCAGCGGCGAGGTCACCGCCCGGGTGCCCGATCCGCTGGGGGCTCTGTCCGTGCGCACGGTGGACGGACGGTTCCATCGGATGCGGGAGTGCCTGCTGCCCGGCCCCGTCGTGCCCGGCGACGGATCCCGCGACGCCTCCGTGGCCGTGGACCCGGCCTTCCACTCGGACGATCTGCGGACCCTGCGCGAGTTCGGCATGCGCGACAGGCCCACGCACGGGCACCGGCCGACGAACGAGGCGTGGTTCGAGGACTACCGGACCGCGATGTACGACAGCTACTGCCGGACTCTGAGCAGCAAGGCCGCCCGGCCGAGCATCTCCCGGATCAAGCTGGAGGGCTCGCCCGTCGGTGGCCCGCTGCACCTCTTGGAGCTGCTGTCGGACGAGGGCCGCGCGGCGTTCGTCAAGACGCTGCCCGACGACAGCGTCATCGATACCTGGACCCTGCACATCGGTGTCCAGGCGTCGACCCGCAAGCCGATCTACTCACCGCTGCGCTGGATGCTGCGCCGCCACGGACGGGTGTCCACGTCCCAGGGCGTCGTCCCGCTCACCGACGCCGTGGGCCCGCAGCTGAAGGCGTACGCGGACGTGCTGCCCGTCGCCGACATCAGCGAGGAGAAGGCCCGCAAGCTGCACCTGCCGGTGCTGGTCGACGAGGTCCCGACCAAACAGTGGGACCGACTTCTCGAACAGCTCCGCACCAGCGACGACGACGCCTTCGTCGGGCGCACCTACGTAATGCTGACCCGTCTGGAGGTGGACTTCCCCGACCAACTCACCCGCTGCCGCGTGGGCGCCGAGTGGGCCACCCGTGAGGACCACGAGATCGCCGTGGCGGCGACCGAGGCCGAGTACCGGGCCCTGCGCGCCGAGCAGATCCCGGCCCTGCTCGCCGGTGGGCCGGAGGACGCGGCGCTGTTGGTGAAGACGTGGGGGATGCTGCGCCACGCCGATGTCATCAACAAGGAGAACCGCCACGTCGCGGTCGGTGAGCCGGTGCTCCTGACGGACGAGTTCCCCACGCTGCGCCAGCGGCTGGGTCCGACGGTGAACAACCAGCGACTGTTGCGTTGCTCGGAGCTGGAGGAGGTGCTCAGGACACCTCAGGGGTCCACGACCACCCCGCTCGACAGCGCGCTGCAGGGCACGACCGTCCTGGTGCTGGAGACCGCGGACCGTCTGGCGACGCTCGTCGCCGCCGACCGCGAACTGCGGTGGGGACTCAAGGAGTCGGGATGCCGGGCGGTGCTCGACGCACAGGCCCGACAGGAGGCGGACCAAGAGCTCCAGGCCTCCCTGCGACGGGTCCGGCAGGCGAGCAGCGTCGAGGAGAAGCTGGAACTGCTCATCGGCGCGCCCGCGCTCCGCGCCGGTCTTCCCCCGGGGCTGTTGGAGGGCGAACCGCCGGAGCCCGGCAGCGAGGAGCCGTCCCCACGGCGCATCGCCCGCCTGGCCCACGACGCCCACGGCGACGGTGTGCTCCAGGTGCACGCCCGGGATCTGCAGCTCGCCTACCCGAGTCATGCCCCGTCCGGCTTCACCGGGTCGTCGGCGGCCGTGAAGTTCGTCGCCGAGTTCGGCTTCCCCGACTCCTTCGCCGGTACGCGTACCCCGTCGCTGTCGCCCCGTATCGAGGTCGCGGGACCGACGGCCTTCCCTCGTCTCCACGACTACCAGGAACGGCTGGCGGCGAAGGTCTTCACCATGCTCGACCGGCTCAGCCCGCAGCGCGCCATGCTCTCCCTGCCCACCGGCGCGGGCAAGACGCGGGTGGCGGCCGAGGCCGTCATCCGGTGGGTCAAGCAGATGGGCGAGTTGAGCGGCCCCATTCTGTGGATCGCCCAGACCGAGGAACTCTGCGAGCAGGCCGTGCAGAGCTGGAGCTTCGTCTGGTCGAAGGTGGGGGCGGACACCCCGTTGACGATCAGCAGGCTGTGGACCACCAACGAGGCGGGACCCGTCACCGAGCGCCCGCACCTGGTCGTCGCCACGGACGCCAAGCTCCGCAACTGTCTCGGTACCGAGAACTATGCGTGGCTGCGCGACGCCTGCCTCGTCATCGTCGACGAGGCCCATGTCGCCATCTCGCCCCAGTACACGGAGATCCTCACGCACCTCGGACTGACCGCGCACGAGACGGGACGCCATCTGCTCGGGCTGACCGCCACCCCGTTCCGCAACACGAATGACGCGGAGACCAAGCGTCTCGTCCAGCGGTTCGGCGCCACCCGGCTCGACGACGGGGTGTTCCCCTCCGGCGATCCGTACGCCGAACTGCAGGAACTCGGCATGCTGGCGCGGGTGCGGCACCAGGAGCTGCCGGGCGGCACGATCGAGCTGACCGAGGTCGAGAAGGCGCAGGCCGATCAGCTGAGTCTGCTCGCGAAGTCCGCCGAGCAGCGCCTCGCCGACGACCAGGATCGCAACAACCGCATCCTGGAGGAGATCGCCGCCATGCCGGGCGACTGGCCCGTGCTGGTCTTCGCCACGTCCGTCGCCCATGCCAAGGTCCTGGCCGCGAGGTTGAAGGGCCTCGGCATCACGGCGGCGTCGGTGGACTCCGCCACGTCCACGGGTGAGCGCCGGCGCAGCATCGACGCGTTCCGAGGAGGCCGTGTGCGGGTCCTCACGAACTACGGCGTGCTGACGCAGGGCTTCGACGCGCCCGCCACCCGGGCGGTCGTCATCACCCGTCCGACGTACAGCCCGAACGTCTACCAACAGATGATCGGGCGCGGGCTCCGCGGCCCCGAAAACGGCGGCAAGGAGGAGTGCCTGATCCTCAACGTCCGGGACAACATCACGAACTACGACAAGGCCCTGGCCTTCACCCAGTTCGAGCACCTGTGGAGGGCCCAGTGACCGACGCGTACCTCGACAGCCCGCCGCTCACCGAGGAGCAGCGGGACGTCGTCGGGCGGCCCTGGGACACCCGACTGCTGGTGACGGCCGGCGCCGGTTCCGGCAAGACGCACACGCTCGTCCGCCGGCTGGACGCGCTCATGGGCGACGAGGAGGCGGCACTGGAGGCACGAGAGATCCTGGTCCTCAGCTTCTCCCGGGCCGCGGTGCGGGAACTGCGGGAGCGGATCGCGCTCCACGCCCGCGAGGCCCGCCGGGTCCGCGTCCAGACCTTCGACTCCTGGGCGTACGCCCTCCTGCGCGACGAGCAACCCGACCGGGACTGGAGCGCGCTGCGCTTCGACGAACGGATCGGAGAGGCCACGGAGGCGATCCTGCGGGGTTCGGTCGAGAACAGCGACCAGGGCGCACCCGCCCATGTCATGATCGACGAGGTCCAGGACCTGGTCGGCGATCGACGGGACATGGTGGAGACGCTGCTCGACCGGTTCCAGGAGGGCTGCGGCTTCACCGTGGTCGGTGACGGGGCACAGGCGATCTACGGGTTCCAGGTGTCCGACGAGGACGCCCGTGCCGCGGAGACGAACTACTTCTTCGACTGGTTGCGGGCCTCCTACCCGGACGATCTGGTGGAGCTGCACCTGACGGCCAACTTCAGGGCTCGCACCCCCGAGGCGAAGCTCGCCCTGCCCCTCGGCACCTCGCTGCACCGACTGCCCTCCGAGACCTCGGCCGCGGAGACCGCGGGCGAGGACATCCGGCAACGGCTGATCGACGCCCTCCGCACCTGCCCCTCCTTCGGGTCCGTGGACGACGGATTCACCCTCGACTCCCTGAGGGACTTCGGGGGCACGTGCGCGGTCATGTGCCGGGACAACCGACAGGCTCTCGCCCTCTCGGAGCAGTTGTTCGCCCACGGTGTGCGTCATCGACTCCAGCGGGACCTCCAGGAACGGCCGGTGCCCGCATGGGTGGCGGCGGTGCTGCGCGGCACCGGATCGACGTCGTTGACGGAGGAACGCTTCCTGGAGCTGATCGCCTCCGGGCCGGTCGCGCCCGTGGGCGACCTCTCCAGGATCTGGCGGTCGCTGCGCACCGTGGCGCGGGGGCCCCGCGGCACCCTGGACGTCGCCGCCGTCCGACGGGCCGTGGCGCAGGGAAGGTTCCCCGACGACCTCGCCGCCGCGGAGCCGGCCGGTCTCGTGGTGTCGACGGTCCATCGGGCCAAGGGTCTGGAGTTCGACCGGGTGATCGTGGTCGAACCGCCGACGCTCGCCGAACTGCGCAAGCAGCACACCCATGTCGACCCGGCCGCGGAGGCCCGTGCCCTGTACGTGGCGATGACCCGACCCCGGGACGACCTGTTCCGTCTGGACGCACCCGACACCGCCCTGATCCGTCGCGACCGCCGCACCGGCCGGTACTACGCGGCCGGTTGGAAGGCGTATCAGCGGTACGGCATCTCGGCAACGGGTACGGACGTGTCCCGCGAGCATCCGCCCGGCACCGACGGCTTCGAGCACGATGCCGTCGAGGTGCAGGACTACCTGGCCTCCTCCGTTGCCCCGGGAGACGCCCTGGAGCTGCGGTTGCAGCACGGGATGCCCCTGGCCTCGGACGAGAGCCCGCCGTACACGGTGTTCCACCGGGAGCGCCCTGTGGCCGTCGTCTCGGAGGCTTTCCGTCAGGACCTGCACGGCTCGCTCAAGATCAACAAGACCTGGGACGTCAGCTGGCCCACGATCGTCGAGGGGTTCCGCGTCGACTGTCTGGAGAGCGTGGCGGGCAGCACGGCCTCCGGGTCCCGCGCAGGGCTGGGCGAGCACGGTGTCTGGATGGTCCCCCGCATGTCGGGGCTCGGTCGCCACCGGTGGACCGACGCGCACACACACGAGGAGAACGACCGATGAGGGACGTGTCGCAGCCGCACGCCGCCCACTACGCGGTACGCGAGGAGCTCGTCGATCAGCTCCGCCGGGACCTGATGGGCCCCGGGCATCCGGACGAGATCCTGACCCAGGACCCCCCGGTCACGGCCTACCCCGTGGGGGTCCTCTTCCCGCGCCCCTCGGACCCGGGGGCCGAACGGGCCCTGGACGACGACGAGGCCGAGGTGGACGGACTGGACACGGTCCCCCTCTCCCGCGGACGCGGCGATGTCGAGGAACCGGTGCCGGATGTCGGGACCTCGGGCACGGGCGATCGTCGCCCTTCCTCCATGGGGATCACGTTCGCCGTGGACCCGACGCAGTCGTCGAGCATCGTCGTGCACGCGGAGGCCGCGATGTACGACCCGATCGACGCCCGGGGGCATGCTGTCTCGGCCTCGCGGGCGGAGGCCCGCACCGTCCAGGACCAGAAGGAGCACTGGCGCCGGCGTCCCCTCGACCTCGGTCCTACGACCGTCGATGTCACGGCCCCGACGCTGCATCGTCCGCCGCCCCTGCACGAGGGGGTGCGTGTGGAGATCCTGGTGCGCCCGCCCATGGCCGGGACCGTCACGGTCACCGTCACCCTGATCAACACCCACCGGGTGAGTGAACGGGAGCTCCAGGACGCGCACTGCCTCTACCAGCCCCGACTCACCGTGACGACGCCGTCGGACGCGCCCGCCTTCGTGGAGCGGCCCGCCGACCGGCGCGCAGTGGACACCGAGATGGCCGCGTCCAGGCTGCTCCACCGCCACGCCCCGAACTTCGCGATGGGGCACGGCTGCGCGGCCGAGTGGGACTGGACCCCGCCACCGATCGGTGCCCCGCGCGATGAGCGTTCCGCCGTCACCTCCGTACGCACGGAGTTCCTGCCGTCGCACGAGGTGCTGCTGACCGACTCGAACCCGGACATCGACGACTCGGCCCTGACCATGCACGGTCTGGCGACTCGTCCGGAGAGCGAGGTACTGGCCTCGCTGACGGGGCTGACGGCCGACTACGAGGAGTGGATCGACCGACGGGAGTCCGAGTCCGCCGGCTTCCGGGGAACGCTCTACGCGGATCCCGCACACGCGCAGATCGCGCACTGCCGCACGGCGCTGGCACGGATGCGGCACGGCATCCGGATCCTCGCCGAGGACCCCGACGCAATGCGGGCGTTCCGACTGGCCAATCGCGCCATGGCCCATCAACGTGCCCGGGGCGAGTGGGTGCGCAACGGACGCGAGGGCGCGCCCGACGAGACGCGTGGTCGTTGGCGCCCGTTCCAGATCTCGTTCGTGCTGCTGTGTCTGGAAGGCATCGTCGACCCCACGCACGAGGACCGCGGGATCGCGGACCTGCTGTGGTTCCCCACCGGTGGTGGCAAGACCGAGGCGTACCTCGGGCTGATCGCCTTCACCACGTTCCTGCGGCGTCTGAGGCTGAAGGAACGCGGTGCCGGCGTGACCGTACTCATGCGCTACACCCTGCGCCTGCTGACCCTTCAGCAGTTCGAGCGGGCCGCAGCCCTCATCTGCGCCATGGAGCGCATCCGCCTCGCCGACGTGGCGACCCTCGGCGACGAGCCGATCTCCATCGGTATGTGGGTCGGTCAGTCCGCCACTCCCAACCGGCTCTCGGACGCGGAGGAGAGCCTGGTCGAGCTGCGCAAGGATCGCGAGCTCCAGGAACGCAACCCGGTCCAATTGCACGCCTGTCCCTGGTGCGGCACACGACTGGACGCGTTCCAGTACGAGGTCGACGCGGAGGCCCGGCGGATGCACGTCCGCTGTCCCGACGACTGGTGCGACTTCCGCGACGGTCTCCCGGTCCACCTCGTCGACGAGTCCGTGTACGACGCCCGGCCCACGTTGGTGATCGCCACCGTCGACAAGTTCGCCGCGATGCCGTGGCGGGTGGAGACGGCTGCCCTCTTCAACCGCGACCGTGCAGACGGCACGCCTCCCCCCGAGCTGATCGTCCAGGACGAGCTCCACCTCATCTCGGGCCCGCTCGGCACCCTGACCGGTCTGTACGAGACGGCCGTGGACCTGTTGTCGAACAGCCCGAAGGTCATCGCCTCGACCGCCACGATCCGTCGGGCCTCGGACCAGGGGAGGATGCTTTTCGACCGGAAGGTCGCGCAGTTCCCCCCGGCGGGCATCGACGCACGGGACTCCTGGTTCGCGGTGGAGACCCCGAGGGATCGCAAGGCGAGTCGTCGGTACGTCGGACTCCTCACGCCGAGCACCAGCCAGGCGACGCTGCTCATTCGCACCTACGCGAATCTCCTCCACCGAGCCAAGCAGGTCGACGTCGACGACGAGGTGCGCGACGCGTACTGGACGCTCGTCGGCTACTTCAACAGCCTCCGTCTGTTGGCCGCGGCCGAACTGCAGGTCAACGACGACGTCGTCGATTACGTCGAGTACCTGGCCGCACGCGACAAGCGTCCGGTGCGCAGGGTGGACGAGCAGATCGAGCTGACGAGTCGCGCCAGTTCCAGTGATGTTCCCAGGCTGCTCAAGCAGTTGGAGAAACGATTGCCGGATCCGGACGTGGCCGATGTCCTGCTGGCCACGAACATGATCTCGGTCGGTGTCGACGTGGACCGACTCGGTCTGATGGCGGTCATGGGCCAGCCCCAGACGACGGCCGAGTACATCCAGGCGACCAGCCGCGTTGGGCGCCGGCATCCGGGCCTGGTGGCGGTGATGCTGAACTCGTCACGTTCCCGAGACCGTTCCCACTACGAGAGCTTCCAGCACTTCCACTCCGCCCTGTACCGGGAGGTCGAGTCCACCAGTGTGACGCCCTTTTCCTCGCGCGCACGCGATCGGGGCCTGCACGCGGTGGTCGTGGCCCTGGCCCGCATCCTCATCCCGGCCGCGGGGCCGAACGACGGTGCCGGTCGTATCCACGAGTTCCGCGAGGAGTTGGAGCGGGTGGTCCGCGTCCCGCTGCTCGCACGCGTCGAGTCGGTCGCCCCGGAGGAGCACCGGCCGACAGCCGACGCCTTCGACGCGTTCGTCGACTGGTGGGAGGGCGAGGCCGAGGCACACGGCGGACTCGTGTACGAACCCCGTCGCGGCAACCGGACGCCTTCCCTGCTGAGCGCCTTCGACGACGAGGACCCGCACACCTGGTCCACGCTCTGGAGCCTGCGCGACGTGGACGCCGAATCAGCCCTGTTCATGGAGGCATCCCGATGACACCGCCCCCCGCCCGACGCCGCAGGGCGGCCGGCACGCCCGAACGCAGCTATCCTCGCCGCGGCTCGGTGCGCCGCGCGCAGATGATCACCACCTACGGGGTCGGTTCGATCGTCGCCGTCGACAACGAGTCGTTCATGGTGAGCGGCATCGACTCCTGGAACACGACCGACGCGCCGACCGTCTACGAGCACCGTCTGGCGCGCGTGCTCGGCGTGAAGTCGTTCCTCCTGCCGCCGGCCTCGGACGACACCAGCAAAGACGGTGTCAGGGTCCGCCGCTTTCCCCTCTGGCACTCCTGCCCCGAATGCAACGCACTCCAGCACGTGAGCCGCTTCAACTCTCCCCCCGGTAGAAATGAGTGCGGGGAGTGCACCGAGGAACTGGTCCCCTCGCGCTTCGTCATGGCATGCCCGCGCGGACACATCGAGGACTTCCCGTACTGGAAATGGGCGCACCGCAACAACAGGCAGGACGGCGAGGCCGGTCTGTGCGGTGGTGAGTTGCGGATGCGCACCACCGGAAGGACGGCGTCGCTGCGGTCGATCCTGATCTCCTGCACCTGCGGGATCCCGGAGGTGTCCATGGAGGGCGCGTTCCGTCGCACCGCGTTGGCGGACCTGAAGGTCTACTGCAGCGGTAAGCGCCCTTGGCTGGGCAAGGCAGCCGTCGAGGACTGCGCGGAGAAGCCGCGCACCCTCCAGCGCGGTTCGTCCGTCGTCTGGCAACCCATCGTAAGAACGGCCCTGTCGATTCCGCCGTGGAGCGACAGTCACACGACTCGCCTGGAGCCCCACTGGGACGCCCTCCGCGCGATGAAGGACAACCCGATCGGAATGGAGGGCTTCCTCAAGGCCATCGGTGCCCAGGAGAACTACACCTTCTCGGTGGATCGGGTCATGAGCCTTCTGGAGGCGGAGAACCACGAGGACACCGCCCAGGACGAGGACCACGGCACCGACAGCGCCTACCTGGCCCTGCGCAGGCAGGAGTACGAACGCCTGGTCGCGGGCCGTCCCGAAGAAGGGACGGACCACAAGGACACATTCGTCTGCGAGCCACCGCGCACGTCCGCGACGCGTCTGGCGCCCTACGGGGTGACCGGCCCGATGTTGGTGAAGCGGCTCCGTGAGGTGCGCGCCCTGAAAGCGTTCTCCCGCGTCGACATGCCCGAGACGCACTCGGACGTCCACGAGGCCTCGCTCTCCCTGGAACCGATGGACTGGCTCCCGGCCATGGAGGTCACGGGCGAGGGCGTCTTCCTGCGTCTGGACGAAGAGCGCCTCGACGACTGGGCACGCAGCTCCGCCGTGGCTGCCCGGGCCGACCGTATCCGCGCCAACCACCTGCGTATGCTCCGCGAACGCGCCCAGGATCCGGCGAACGTCCCCGACTCACCGGCCGACGCACGGATGGTGCTCCTGCACACGCTGGCGCACGCCCTGATCAACGAGTGGAGCCTCGACGGCGGCTACCCGGCCGCCTCGCTCAGGGAGCGGTTGTACGCGGACGACTCGATGGCGGGCCTCCTCATCTGCACGGCCACCAGCGACTCCGCCGGCAGCCTGGGCGGCCTGGTCGCGCAGGGGGAGCCCGACCGTCTGGAGGCCGCCCTGCACTCGGCGCTCAGCCGCGCCCAGTGGTGCTCGGCCGACCCGCTCTGCGTGGAATCCGCCGGAAGCGGCGTGGGCGGCATCAACCTGGCGGCCTGCCACGCGTGTGTCCTGCTGCCGGAGACCAGCTGCGAGCACAACAACGGCCTGCTGGACCGCGCGCTGCTGATCGGGACGCCGGAGGACCCGTCGATAGGTTTCTTCCACGAGGCGATGCGCTGACGCGCCCCGCCGACCACCTGCTCGTACCCGAGGGAGTCCCATGGCGACCCGGCCCCTTCTCTTTCTGGACGTCGACGGGCCGCTGAACCCGTATGCCGCGAAGCCCGAACGGCGCCCCGCCGGCTACACCACCATCCGTGTTCCCCGGGACGCTCTCACCGCCACGGGGGACGGTCTGCTCCGGTCCTCCGCGCCGCCGTTGCGGGTGTGGCTCAATCCCGCGCACGGGGAGGCCCTGTTGGCGCTCGGGTACGAGCTGTGCTGGGCCACCACCTGGATGAACGACGCGAACACGTGGATCGGGCCCGTTCTCGGGCTGCCCGAGCTGCCGTTCGTGGACTTCGGGGAGGGGTTGTTCCGGGAGCGGCCCGACGGCGTGCACTGGAAGTGCGAGGCGTTGATCGCGTACGCGGGCGGCCGGCCGTTCGCCTGGGTGGACGACGAACAGAGCGACGCCGACCACGCCCACGTGAGCGCCCACCACCCGGGGCCGGCGCTCCTCCGCCACGTGAATCCGCGGATCGGGCTGCGGGATGACGACTTCGCCGCGCTGGCCTCCTTCGCCGCGTCCCTCGCCGGGGCCGATCCCACTTCCCTCTGAGCGTCCCACGACCGACAATGGGTACAACAAGCGAGGGCCCGCAGGCCGTGGGCCCTCCGGTGTAGTGGGGGGAATCATGGGTCTGGTCATCGGTGTCGTCGTCGGTCTCGTCGTGGTCCTCGCCGCCATCCTCGTAGCGCTCCGCAAGCGCGGCGGGTCCGGCGAGCGTGGGGCCCTGGAGCGCGGGGCGGCTCAGCAGGGGCAGGCGCAGGGGCTGGCGCACGGGCACGCGCAGAGCCAGGGCATGGGGCCGTACGGGGGCTGAGCCCCGGTCATTCCTCCGGGCGTCCCCCTGGGCAGGCCCCCGATCCGCGAGGCCAAGGCCCGTCCGCCGGCAGGTAGCCGAGTTGGGCCGCGTGGACGCCGGCCTGGAAGCGGCTGCGGGCGTCCAGGTGGCCGAGGAGGCCGGTGGCGATGCGGCGGGCGGTGCGGGGGGAGACGCCCAGGCGTTTGGCTATGGCCTCGTCCGTGTAGCCGCGGGCCAGCAGGCGCAGGGTTTCGTGTTGTTGGCGGGTCAGTGAGCGGTCGTCGGGTTTCTCGCACGGGCCGAGGGGTTCGGCGTCGCTCCACACGTTCTCGAACAGGGCCTCCAGCGCCGCGATGAGGCCCGGGCCCGACACCACGAGTGCGCCGAGCGAGGAGTCCTGGTCGTCCAGGGCGACCAGGGCCAGGCGGTGGTCGGTGATGATCATGCGGGTGCTGAGCGAGGGGGCCGTGCGGATTCCGGCGCCGAGCGAGGCCAGCCAGGTCACGTGGGCCACCGTGGGCGGGTGGTTGTGGATGCTGTCGAGATAGACCGTGCGCATCCGCACCCCGCGCTCCAGGAGCTCCTGGTTGAGGGGACGGGAGGCGTGCATGTTCTCCTCCGTCTGCGCACCGCCCGTCGCGAAGGTCAGGATCTCCTCCTCCACCTCCTCGTGGAGCCGCACCAGGTAGTCCCGTACGTGGTCCACGCCGTCCAGGTGCACCACCGGCGACTCACCGGCGGCGGGATGGGGGGCGGGGAGGCCGCAGAGGAGTTCGGCCACGGCTGCCTCCCCGGCCGCCAGCCGCTGCCGTTCGGCGGCGAGCAGAGCGCGGCGGCGGGTCAGCAGCTTCTCCAGGCCGAGCCTGGGGTCGACCACGTGCAGGCGCTGCTCACCGGCGCCCGTGGCCGGCCGCACCAGGGACAGGCCGCGTAACTCTTCCAGGGCAGCATTGAATTGTTCCTGCGTCAGGCACAGGCGGGAGCGGTGCTCGGCGAGGGACGCGTACGGCTGTGCGAGCAGTGCCCGGTAGACGATCTCCGCCGTGGCATCCAGCCCCAAAGGGTCGAGCATCGTCCCTCCACACTAGGAGCACTGTCTCTTGCCGGAGTTCTTACCTCGAGGCAGCGAAATCTACTCTTCCGCACTCCGGTTGCGCGGCGCTAAAAGGCCACGCCACGGGCGTGTGAACGGTGGTGGACCGTCTCCGGGCGGCCGGCGACGCCTCTGAAGTCCACATGCTGGACGGAAGGGGCCATGGCCTCATCGGTCCACCGGTCTCGCCTTCACCGTCGCGTCACCGGCGTACAAAACTCACGGCTGTCGAACGCTCCCCACCACTGGTTCGA
Proteins encoded in this window:
- a CDS encoding helicase-related protein, giving the protein MRDVSQPHAAHYAVREELVDQLRRDLMGPGHPDEILTQDPPVTAYPVGVLFPRPSDPGAERALDDDEAEVDGLDTVPLSRGRGDVEEPVPDVGTSGTGDRRPSSMGITFAVDPTQSSSIVVHAEAAMYDPIDARGHAVSASRAEARTVQDQKEHWRRRPLDLGPTTVDVTAPTLHRPPPLHEGVRVEILVRPPMAGTVTVTVTLINTHRVSERELQDAHCLYQPRLTVTTPSDAPAFVERPADRRAVDTEMAASRLLHRHAPNFAMGHGCAAEWDWTPPPIGAPRDERSAVTSVRTEFLPSHEVLLTDSNPDIDDSALTMHGLATRPESEVLASLTGLTADYEEWIDRRESESAGFRGTLYADPAHAQIAHCRTALARMRHGIRILAEDPDAMRAFRLANRAMAHQRARGEWVRNGREGAPDETRGRWRPFQISFVLLCLEGIVDPTHEDRGIADLLWFPTGGGKTEAYLGLIAFTTFLRRLRLKERGAGVTVLMRYTLRLLTLQQFERAAALICAMERIRLADVATLGDEPISIGMWVGQSATPNRLSDAEESLVELRKDRELQERNPVQLHACPWCGTRLDAFQYEVDAEARRMHVRCPDDWCDFRDGLPVHLVDESVYDARPTLVIATVDKFAAMPWRVETAALFNRDRADGTPPPELIVQDELHLISGPLGTLTGLYETAVDLLSNSPKVIASTATIRRASDQGRMLFDRKVAQFPPAGIDARDSWFAVETPRDRKASRRYVGLLTPSTSQATLLIRTYANLLHRAKQVDVDDEVRDAYWTLVGYFNSLRLLAAAELQVNDDVVDYVEYLAARDKRPVRRVDEQIELTSRASSSDVPRLLKQLEKRLPDPDVADVLLATNMISVGVDVDRLGLMAVMGQPQTTAEYIQATSRVGRRHPGLVAVMLNSSRSRDRSHYESFQHFHSALYREVESTSVTPFSSRARDRGLHAVVVALARILIPAAGPNDGAGRIHEFREELERVVRVPLLARVESVAPEEHRPTADAFDAFVDWWEGEAEAHGGLVYEPRRGNRTPSLLSAFDDEDPHTWSTLWSLRDVDAESALFMEASR
- a CDS encoding DUF1998 domain-containing protein codes for the protein MTPPPARRRRAAGTPERSYPRRGSVRRAQMITTYGVGSIVAVDNESFMVSGIDSWNTTDAPTVYEHRLARVLGVKSFLLPPASDDTSKDGVRVRRFPLWHSCPECNALQHVSRFNSPPGRNECGECTEELVPSRFVMACPRGHIEDFPYWKWAHRNNRQDGEAGLCGGELRMRTTGRTASLRSILISCTCGIPEVSMEGAFRRTALADLKVYCSGKRPWLGKAAVEDCAEKPRTLQRGSSVVWQPIVRTALSIPPWSDSHTTRLEPHWDALRAMKDNPIGMEGFLKAIGAQENYTFSVDRVMSLLEAENHEDTAQDEDHGTDSAYLALRRQEYERLVAGRPEEGTDHKDTFVCEPPRTSATRLAPYGVTGPMLVKRLREVRALKAFSRVDMPETHSDVHEASLSLEPMDWLPAMEVTGEGVFLRLDEERLDDWARSSAVAARADRIRANHLRMLRERAQDPANVPDSPADARMVLLHTLAHALINEWSLDGGYPAASLRERLYADDSMAGLLICTATSDSAGSLGGLVAQGEPDRLEAALHSALSRAQWCSADPLCVESAGSGVGGINLAACHACVLLPETSCEHNNGLLDRALLIGTPEDPSIGFFHEAMR
- a CDS encoding helix-turn-helix transcriptional regulator; the encoded protein is MLDPLGLDATAEIVYRALLAQPYASLAEHRSRLCLTQEQFNAALEELRGLSLVRPATGAGEQRLHVVDPRLGLEKLLTRRRALLAAERQRLAAGEAAVAELLCGLPAPHPAAGESPVVHLDGVDHVRDYLVRLHEEVEEEILTFATGGAQTEENMHASRPLNQELLERGVRMRTVYLDSIHNHPPTVAHVTWLASLGAGIRTAPSLSTRMIITDHRLALVALDDQDSSLGALVVSGPGLIAALEALFENVWSDAEPLGPCEKPDDRSLTRQQHETLRLLARGYTDEAIAKRLGVSPRTARRIATGLLGHLDARSRFQAGVHAAQLGYLPADGPWPRGSGACPGGRPEE